One region of Azoarcus sp. CIB genomic DNA includes:
- a CDS encoding WYL domain-containing protein — translation MDRTERFYHIDRLLHEHQVVPLQTFLDELEVSLATFKRDLEYLRERFNAPIVWDREAGGYRFDKVQTGPRYELPGLWFNASEVYALLTMQQLLKDLEPGLLAPHVEPLLARLRALLDKGDIRADTVEKRIRFHHQAARRHDPKHFAPIAAGVLQRRRLVIDHYVRSRDETIRREVSPQRLTFYREAWYLDAWCHLREELRSFALDAIIEVSLDSDISLEIPDEEIRATLDGGYGIFAGRDVEWAELEFTAERARWVSREVWHPDQEGRFLPDGSFRLRVPYSNPTELAMDILRHVPDVKVLGPDPLKSQVRDQLKRGLETL, via the coding sequence ATGGATCGCACTGAACGCTTTTATCATATCGACCGGCTGCTTCATGAGCATCAGGTTGTTCCGCTGCAGACATTCCTGGACGAACTCGAGGTTTCGCTCGCGACCTTCAAGCGCGATCTCGAATACCTCCGCGAGCGGTTCAACGCTCCCATCGTGTGGGATCGGGAGGCCGGCGGCTATCGCTTCGACAAGGTTCAGACGGGGCCCCGCTATGAGCTGCCCGGCCTGTGGTTTAACGCCTCCGAGGTCTATGCGCTGCTCACCATGCAACAGCTGCTCAAGGATCTCGAGCCCGGCCTTCTTGCACCGCACGTCGAACCGCTCCTCGCACGGCTGCGTGCGCTGCTCGACAAGGGCGACATCCGGGCGGACACCGTCGAAAAACGCATCCGCTTTCACCACCAAGCCGCACGCCGGCACGACCCGAAACACTTCGCCCCGATTGCAGCGGGAGTCCTACAGCGCCGCCGCCTCGTCATCGACCACTACGTCCGTTCACGCGACGAGACCATCCGTCGCGAAGTGTCGCCGCAACGCCTCACCTTCTACCGCGAAGCCTGGTATCTCGACGCGTGGTGCCACCTGAGGGAGGAACTGCGCAGTTTCGCGCTCGATGCAATCATCGAGGTCTCGCTCGACAGCGACATCTCGCTCGAAATTCCGGACGAAGAGATACGGGCCACGCTCGACGGAGGCTACGGCATCTTCGCGGGTAGAGATGTGGAGTGGGCCGAACTGGAATTCACGGCCGAGCGGGCACGCTGGGTCAGCCGGGAGGTCTGGCATCCGGACCAGGAAGGACGATTTCTGCCGGACGGCAGCTTCAGGCTGCGGGTGCCTTATAGCAACCCGACCGAACTCGCTATGGACATCCTGCGTCACGTACCGGACGTCAAGGTGCTTGGCCCCGATCCACTAAAGTCCCAGGTCCGCGACCAGCTCAAGCGTGGGCTGGAAACGCTGTGA
- a CDS encoding WYL domain-containing protein encodes MWNEQLADLTQPQRDRLAFVELRVRFVGEIRRQDLVTRFGIQSAAASRDLALYKDLAPGNIDYDPKGKSYVLGPDFQPVFDFPAERVLSWLTQGFGDGEPMRLKAWVASESPSRLTHPDLDVLASVTRAIHQECPLGIEYHSISSGRTEREIVPFALIDNGLRWHVRGFDRKSQEFRDFVITRIRRPVVLKGQPVAPHELSDQDIQWTRIVELELVPHPDQPRPEITEMDYGMRDGVLRMKLRAATAGYILRKWSVDCSPDHSLRGYEFRLWLKDHLALYGVKNAVLAPGYRSPDQDKGEQ; translated from the coding sequence ATGTGGAACGAGCAGCTTGCAGATCTAACCCAGCCACAACGCGACCGCCTCGCGTTCGTGGAGTTGCGCGTGCGCTTCGTCGGGGAGATACGCCGCCAGGACTTGGTGACGCGGTTTGGCATTCAGTCCGCCGCAGCATCCAGGGATCTGGCGCTGTACAAGGACTTGGCACCCGGCAACATCGACTACGATCCCAAGGGTAAGTCCTACGTCCTTGGGCCGGACTTTCAGCCAGTTTTCGACTTCCCTGCGGAGCGCGTGCTGTCGTGGCTGACCCAGGGTTTTGGGGATGGCGAGCCGATGCGGCTCAAGGCGTGGGTGGCCAGCGAAAGCCCTTCACGGCTCACACACCCGGATCTGGATGTGCTCGCGAGCGTGACCCGGGCGATCCATCAGGAATGTCCGCTCGGCATCGAGTACCACTCCATCTCCAGTGGCCGCACTGAGCGGGAGATCGTCCCGTTCGCGCTGATCGACAACGGCCTCCGGTGGCACGTCCGCGGCTTCGACCGGAAGTCCCAGGAGTTCCGGGATTTCGTCATCACCCGGATCAGACGCCCCGTCGTGCTAAAGGGCCAGCCAGTGGCGCCCCACGAGCTGAGCGATCAAGACATTCAGTGGACCCGGATCGTCGAGCTGGAGTTGGTGCCGCACCCGGATCAACCCCGGCCGGAGATCACCGAAATGGATTACGGCATGCGCGACGGCGTACTGCGGATGAAGCTGCGTGCCGCCACGGCCGGATACATCCTGCGCAAATGGAGCGTGGACTGCTCGCCCGACCACAGCCTGCGCGGCTACGAATTCAGGCTCTGGCTGAAAGATCACCTGGCGCTATACGGCGTCAAGAATGCTGTGTTGGCGCCGGGGTACCGCTCCCCTGACCAAGATAAGGGAGAGCAATAA
- a CDS encoding methionine adenosyltransferase domain-containing protein translates to MIRISEVVLPGHPDKFCDRVADAVVAESLRADSDAYCQVEVSVWSDQVWLSGGLCTRTPLARQLDEIVVSTGLAIGYQPGNHIDATRYHVTDAVCQRIADPRQWSHHVNDQSIVIGWAGYDQKTKWLPPEHFLAHHFAQILFESCMSGTLSGQGPDGKLMVRIREEGDEWRMEHLLVTLQQSSGADFTSVCEELASVLRDAYEAARRADPRWRTRWDDVELLLNPNGPMIEAGSDGDNGQTGRKLVMDFYGPRVPIGGGALAGKHPTHIDRIGAKAAREAALHMVRTGANECLVRLAYAPNTVVPLDVAYETSGRGERVPAEFFRHDVMRKRYGSI, encoded by the coding sequence ATGATTCGAATTAGCGAGGTGGTCCTTCCCGGCCACCCGGACAAGTTTTGCGACCGCGTGGCCGATGCGGTCGTCGCTGAATCCCTGAGAGCCGACTCGGATGCGTACTGCCAGGTCGAGGTCTCTGTCTGGTCCGATCAGGTTTGGCTTTCCGGCGGACTTTGCACGCGCACGCCGCTTGCTCGTCAGCTGGACGAAATCGTTGTCAGCACTGGGCTCGCGATCGGGTATCAACCGGGGAATCACATTGACGCCACTCGATATCACGTTACCGACGCGGTATGCCAACGCATTGCGGACCCGAGACAGTGGTCGCACCACGTGAACGACCAAAGTATCGTCATTGGATGGGCAGGTTACGACCAGAAGACCAAGTGGCTCCCACCCGAGCATTTCCTGGCACATCATTTCGCGCAGATATTGTTCGAGTCCTGCATGAGCGGAACGCTTTCCGGTCAGGGGCCCGACGGCAAGCTGATGGTCCGCATACGTGAGGAAGGCGATGAATGGCGGATGGAACATCTACTCGTCACGCTACAACAGTCGTCAGGAGCTGACTTCACTTCAGTGTGTGAGGAGCTGGCTAGTGTCCTGAGGGACGCCTATGAGGCGGCCCGGAGGGCCGATCCTCGTTGGAGGACCCGCTGGGATGATGTCGAATTGCTGCTCAACCCCAATGGCCCAATGATCGAAGCGGGCAGCGACGGCGACAATGGGCAGACTGGTCGCAAGCTCGTTATGGATTTCTATGGGCCCCGCGTGCCCATCGGGGGCGGAGCCCTGGCAGGAAAGCACCCGACGCATATCGACCGTATAGGTGCCAAAGCGGCACGCGAAGCGGCCCTTCATATGGTGAGGACCGGAGCCAATGAGTGCCTGGTACGGCTCGCCTATGCGCCCAACACCGTTGTGCCACTAGATGTTGCTTACGAGACGTCCGGGCGGGGCGAGCGGGTTCCCGCAGAGTTCTTCAGGCATGACGTGATGCGGAAACGTTATGGTTCGATCTGA
- a CDS encoding ADP-ribosylglycohydrolase family protein, with the protein MLGAIIGDIVGSVFEFHNFRAKNFQPLFHENAFYTDDTVCTIAVADALIHDRDPAEALKDWGRRYWENGGWGQRFALWLASDDMAPYGSYGNGAAMRVAPAGLLADSVESALALAHKVTAATHNHPEGIKGAQATSLAIFLARQRVTPHNIRIAVTERFGYDLERSVDEIRPDYRFNETCQETVPQALVCALTATGFEDAIRNSISIGGDSDTVAAIAGGVAEALFGIPDDIADQGWARLPHDMREVLTHLYQEAGMLV; encoded by the coding sequence ATGCTCGGTGCCATCATCGGCGACATCGTGGGCTCGGTATTCGAGTTCCATAATTTCCGCGCAAAGAACTTCCAGCCCCTCTTTCATGAGAACGCCTTCTACACCGACGACACGGTGTGCACGATTGCGGTGGCCGACGCCCTCATCCACGACCGTGATCCCGCCGAAGCGCTGAAGGACTGGGGGCGCCGCTATTGGGAGAATGGCGGATGGGGGCAACGCTTCGCGCTCTGGCTCGCCTCCGACGACATGGCGCCCTACGGCAGCTACGGCAATGGCGCGGCTATGCGGGTGGCCCCGGCCGGACTGCTCGCCGACAGCGTGGAGTCGGCGCTCGCTCTGGCGCACAAGGTCACCGCCGCAACGCACAACCACCCGGAGGGGATCAAGGGTGCGCAGGCCACCTCCTTGGCAATCTTTCTCGCACGCCAGCGGGTGACGCCACACAACATTCGCATCGCGGTCACCGAACGTTTCGGCTACGACCTCGAGCGCAGCGTCGATGAGATCCGCCCGGATTACCGTTTCAATGAAACGTGCCAGGAGACCGTCCCGCAGGCGCTGGTTTGCGCGCTGACCGCCACCGGCTTCGAGGATGCGATCCGCAATTCCATCTCGATTGGTGGCGACAGCGACACGGTGGCGGCGATTGCCGGAGGCGTCGCCGAAGCCCTCTTCGGCATTCCCGATGACATCGCCGATCAGGGATGGGCGCGTCTGCCCCATGACATGCGTGAGGTGCTTACCCATCTCTATCAGGAAGCCGGTATGCTCGTGTGA
- a CDS encoding VWA domain-containing protein, translated as MTNNTIPQILITPLKPALINGMAQKLPVLVRVQAPDADPTRSAPRKPYHLSLVIDRSGSMSGEPLMQAVRCARHIIDRLDPTDIASLVIFDDKVKTLVPAKPVGNRSALHTALAQIRSGGTTDLYGGWRAGVTTLLDTAASAALARVILLSDGNANAGEILASAEIAAFCAQAAEKGVTTSTYGLGSDFNEDLMVEMGRRGGGNHYYGDTAADLFEPFTEEFDFISSLYARHVRLALSAPTGVGIRLLNDYMVDEREGFPLIRLPDVPYGAEAWALVELEIPAALALESGNVLLQAGVTASTPDGLPIAMADATLVSKVLSPQAWDTLLTDPRVVARLTELEAGEFLAEARAAAERGDWETIHKMLAEGRKRFADHPWVMEVLDAIADLASEMDIARFRKEAMYSSRRMAARVSAKDELHFDMATEAAAPSFLRRKRAQGKAQFEQRPEDDQM; from the coding sequence ATGACAAATAACACCATTCCGCAGATTCTGATCACCCCTCTCAAGCCGGCCCTCATCAATGGCATGGCGCAGAAGCTGCCCGTGCTGGTGCGCGTGCAGGCGCCCGACGCCGATCCGACCCGCTCGGCACCCCGTAAGCCCTATCACCTGTCGCTCGTGATCGACCGCTCCGGATCGATGTCGGGCGAACCGCTCATGCAGGCGGTGCGCTGCGCGCGCCACATCATCGATCGCCTCGACCCGACGGACATCGCCTCACTCGTCATCTTTGATGACAAGGTCAAAACCCTGGTGCCGGCCAAACCGGTGGGCAATCGAAGCGCGCTCCACACAGCCCTCGCTCAGATCCGTTCCGGCGGCACGACCGACCTCTACGGCGGCTGGAGGGCCGGCGTCACCACGCTTCTCGACACCGCCGCAAGCGCTGCCCTGGCCCGGGTGATCCTCCTCTCGGACGGCAACGCCAATGCCGGCGAAATTCTGGCGTCCGCAGAAATCGCCGCGTTCTGCGCCCAAGCCGCCGAAAAGGGCGTGACCACCTCTACGTACGGACTGGGCAGCGACTTCAACGAGGACCTGATGGTCGAGATGGGCCGGCGCGGTGGGGGCAATCACTACTACGGCGACACCGCAGCGGATCTTTTCGAGCCCTTCACCGAGGAGTTCGATTTCATCTCCAGCCTGTACGCGCGTCACGTGCGCCTCGCCTTGTCGGCGCCGACCGGGGTGGGCATCCGGCTGCTCAACGACTACATGGTGGATGAGCGCGAAGGCTTCCCGCTCATCCGTCTACCCGACGTGCCGTATGGTGCGGAAGCGTGGGCGCTGGTCGAACTCGAGATTCCGGCCGCACTGGCGCTCGAGTCCGGCAATGTCCTCCTGCAGGCCGGTGTCACGGCGAGCACACCGGACGGGCTGCCGATCGCCATGGCGGACGCTACGTTGGTGAGCAAGGTGCTGTCGCCGCAGGCCTGGGACACGCTGCTCACCGATCCGCGGGTCGTCGCGCGGCTCACCGAACTTGAGGCGGGCGAGTTCCTGGCCGAAGCGCGGGCGGCCGCCGAGCGTGGCGACTGGGAGACGATCCACAAGATGCTTGCCGAAGGCCGCAAGCGCTTCGCCGACCATCCGTGGGTCATGGAGGTCCTCGACGCGATCGCCGATCTCGCCAGCGAGATGGACATCGCACGCTTCCGCAAGGAGGCGATGTACTCGAGCCGCAGGATGGCAGCGCGGGTCTCAGCCAAGGACGAACTGCATTTCGACATGGCCACCGAGGCGGCGGCGCCGAGTTTCCTGCGGCGCAAGCGTGCACAGGGCAAGGCACAGTTCGAACAGCGTCCCGAGGACGACCAAATGTAG
- a CDS encoding MoxR family ATPase — translation MSAAKSCLASLGVFGFEPVETVILAALVTEDPMILIGRSGTGKTYLLNSLSEALGLNHRHYNASLISFDDLVGFPYPDEASGGVRFLETPATVWGAESVLIDEISRCKPEHQNRLFSLVHERRIQGIALPKLRYRWAAMNPCSGDQDAIEEYAGSEPLDPALADRFALLVSAADWDDLSEDDRRSITLPGGEGRIADDGGVLKERIETWRSAFVTGVDSCPEFIVRYAAAATTALNGASVRISPRRARLIARSLFAATIVVGDATEGIFRTILRASLPQPCWGVAVAEEVLAAAHRVAWESATPGETHWIHRFLAERSLPRKLSILLDECRDPDAGTQAVSQLIAVAPREQSAAFAFAVYPAAAMGKLPIGPEGVNDLARLASPLLTTEGLVSWQERLNQQNSEHGDLSRYVRILSDLQGARYERAQQFFNACVVQHLVVGEPGALEKEIEGCVQEIRRRGLA, via the coding sequence ATGAGCGCAGCCAAAAGCTGTCTCGCCTCGCTTGGCGTCTTCGGCTTCGAACCGGTTGAGACGGTGATCCTGGCCGCGCTGGTCACCGAGGACCCGATGATCCTCATCGGCCGCTCCGGCACGGGCAAGACATACCTCTTGAACTCGTTGTCCGAAGCGCTCGGGCTCAATCATCGACACTACAACGCTAGCCTCATTTCCTTCGACGATCTGGTGGGTTTCCCCTATCCAGACGAGGCGTCGGGCGGCGTGCGGTTTCTTGAAACGCCCGCGACGGTGTGGGGCGCAGAATCAGTCCTTATCGACGAAATCAGCCGATGCAAACCCGAGCACCAGAACCGCCTTTTTTCCCTGGTGCATGAGCGGCGCATCCAAGGCATTGCGCTTCCGAAGCTTCGTTACCGATGGGCTGCAATGAACCCATGCTCTGGTGACCAAGACGCCATCGAGGAGTATGCGGGCTCGGAACCGCTCGATCCCGCGCTCGCCGACCGGTTCGCGCTCCTCGTCTCCGCCGCGGACTGGGACGATCTGTCGGAGGACGACCGTCGCAGCATCACGTTGCCCGGCGGCGAAGGTCGTATCGCCGATGATGGAGGCGTCCTAAAGGAGCGGATCGAGACATGGCGGAGCGCCTTTGTCACCGGCGTCGACAGCTGCCCCGAATTCATCGTGCGCTATGCCGCCGCCGCCACCACGGCGCTCAACGGTGCCAGCGTTCGGATTTCACCTCGCCGCGCACGTCTTATCGCGCGCAGCCTCTTCGCGGCGACGATCGTTGTCGGCGATGCCACGGAAGGAATCTTCCGCACCATCCTCCGCGCCTCGCTGCCACAACCGTGCTGGGGCGTGGCCGTTGCTGAGGAAGTCCTTGCAGCGGCGCACCGTGTTGCCTGGGAAAGTGCCACACCCGGCGAAACACACTGGATCCATCGCTTTCTTGCCGAGCGTAGTCTTCCCCGAAAGCTTTCAATCCTGCTTGACGAATGCAGGGATCCGGATGCAGGCACCCAGGCCGTCTCGCAACTCATTGCCGTTGCGCCGCGTGAGCAAAGTGCCGCCTTCGCCTTCGCGGTCTATCCCGCGGCTGCCATGGGAAAGCTTCCGATCGGTCCAGAAGGCGTCAATGATCTGGCTCGCCTCGCGAGCCCTTTGCTGACCACCGAGGGCCTGGTGTCGTGGCAGGAGCGACTGAACCAGCAGAACAGTGAGCATGGCGACCTCTCCCGTTACGTCCGCATTCTGAGCGATCTCCAGGGCGCCCGGTACGAGCGGGCGCAGCAGTTTTTCAACGCATGCGTTGTCCAGCACTTGGTCGTCGGTGAGCCCGGCGCGCTAGAGAAGGAGATTGAAGGCTGCGTGCAGGAAATTCGCCGAAGAGGGCTTGCGTGA